One segment of Phragmites australis chromosome 13, lpPhrAust1.1, whole genome shotgun sequence DNA contains the following:
- the LOC133888206 gene encoding protein disulfide isomerase pTAC5, chloroplastic-like, with product MITTTFPFLSSFHPPLLRPCPRRLSVILPARATGSSSSREEREEAQWLREEARWLREEHRWLREESRWRTEREALLAEVAALRLRLRALEGPPHLAAAVDAVASPAPPAAVPAPQPRPALVEEVEVRKEVVVVEEKKAPKAEAGSGASSKRRRTLRTGAEGEDVRALQEALQQLGFYSGEEDMEYSSFSSGTERAVKTWQATVGTSEDGVMTSELLERLFTGKTGEDVKTKDGINGAAASAITGIAEVRQTVVTENGVSGMGVSEHRVFLLGENRWEDPSRLTQKKKPSTGTVASTNPCVSCRGEGRLMCTECDGSGEPNIEPQFLEWVGEDTKCPYCEGLGSIVCDVCEGKKVMAS from the exons ATGATCACCACCACCTTCCCGTTCCTCTCCTCCTTCCACCCCCCTCTCCTCCGGCCCTGCCCGCGTCGCCTCTCCGTCATCCTCCCTGCTCGGGCCACCGGCTCCTCCTCGTCACGggaggagcgcgaggaggcGCAGTGGCTCCGCGAGGAGGCGCGGTGGCTCCGCGAGGAGCATCGCTGGCTCCGCGAGGAGTCCCGCTGGCGCACCGAGCGCGAGGCCCTCCTGGCCGAGGTCGCCgcgctccgcctccgcctccgcgctcTCGAGGGTCCGCCCCACCTCGCGGCCGCCGTCGACGCCGTGGCGTCACCCGCGCCCCCGGCCGCGGTGCCCGCGCCGCAGCCCAGGCCGGCGCTGGTGGAGGAGGTCGAGGTGAggaaggaggtggtggtggtcgagGAGAAGAAGGCGCCCAAGGCCGAGGCGGGGAGCGGCGCCAGCAGCAAGAGACGGAGGACGCTGAGGACGGGGGCCGAGGGCGAGGACGTGCGCGCGTTGCAG GAAGCTTTGCAACAGCTCGGTTTTTACTCGGGTGAGGAAGACATGGAGTACTCTAGCTTCTCATCTGGCACCGAGCGAGCTGTTAAGACATGGCAG GCAACGGTAGGGACTTCCGAGGACGGAGTGATGACATCGGAGCTACTTGAAAGGTTATTTACCGGGAAGACTGGAGAGGACGTGAAAACAAAA GATGGCATAAACGGAGCAGCTGCTTCTGCTATAACGGGAATTGCAGAGGTTCGCCAAACTGTAGTTACAGAAAATGGTGTCTCAGGAATGGGGGTCTCCGAACACAGAGTGTTTCTTCTTGGTGAGAACAGGTGGGAAGACCCATCCAGGCTGACACAGAAGAAAAAGCCTAGCACCGGCACTGTTGCATCAACTAATCCATGCGTCTCCTGTAGAGGTGAAGGTCGCCTCATGTGCACAG AATGCGATGGATCAGGTGAGCCAAACATTGAACCACAG TTTTTGGAGTGGGTCGGTGAAGATACAAAGTGCCCATATTGTGAAGGCCTTGGATCCAttgtatgtgatgtttgtgaagGGAAGAAAGTAATGGCAAGCTAA
- the LOC133887777 gene encoding uncharacterized protein LOC133887777 — MQSIKISDLNHMVHLEELYVESCYDLNTLVADAEQTPSCLQFLTISVLPALENVIVAPMPHRFRYIRKLVILRCPKLQNITWVEVLERLVISHCDEMLKIVEEDHIDDDEEQGGAMTENSWNEWNNDGQSMCKSKLTNGTIHTDFPKLRSIVLTDVKKLRSICNPRDFPSLETIRVEDCPNLRSISLNST, encoded by the coding sequence ATGCAGTCGATCAAAATATCCGATCTCAACCACATGGTGCACCTTGAGGAGCTGTATGTTGAATCATGCTATGATCTTAACACACTGGTCGCCGATGCTGAGCAGACGCCTTCATGCCTGCAGTTCCTCACCATCTCGGTTCTTCCAGCATTGGAGAATGTCATTGTTGCACCAATGCCCCATCGTTTTCGGTACATCCGTAAATTGGTCATTTTGAGATGCCCCAAATTGCAGAACATCACATGGGTTGAAGTGCTCGAGAGGCTTGTCATATCCCACTGTGATGAGATGCTGAAAATTGTCGAAGAAGATCACATTGATGACGATGAAGAACAAGGTGGTGCTATGACAGAGAATTCTTGGAACGAATGGAACAATGATGGTCAAAGCATGTGCAAGAGCAAGTTAACCAATGGCACAATCCACACCGACTTCCCGAAGCTGAGATCCATCGTATTGACAGATGTTAAGAAGCTGAGAAGTATTTGTAACCCAAGAGATTTCCCCTCCCTTGAGACCATCCGGGTGGAGGATTGCCCAAATTTGAGAAGCATCTCACTGAACAGCACATAA
- the LOC133887775 gene encoding disease resistance protein RPS2-like: MPDPTMICAALQPVCGFINQAGVPAATAKHVASFACIKRNLRDLTKAMEDLQALEKVVQGQVILETNNLNECHPQVSLWLTRVVDVLVDPIGRECDQLMQSSCFCSSALSLGKRYRLGKRVVEMLEYLDRLIKEGSQFETFASKRLPDFVEERPRTQTFGIEPVLRDFRKSFETNDVKIIGIWGPGGVGKTTLLNTFNNELKAWGRDYQVVIMIEVSNSGTLNKAAIQRTITDRLGLPWNDIDTEEARARSLANALRRKKFVILLDDVRNKFQLEDVGIPTPDSESKSKLILTSRYENVCYQMGANQSLIKMEYLEKEAAWELFRSNLSTQAIAAIESPGPNNIVKEHADAIVHSCGGLPLALKVIGRAVAGLTEPREWSLAMQATKDDIKDLDGIPEMFHKLKYSYDKLTPMQQQCFLYCTLFPEYGSINKDQLVEYWMAEELIPQDKKGHHIIRSLLSACLLECCGSESEVKMHHIIRQLGLSLAAQQNIVVKAGMSLEKAPPHREWRRATRISLMYNDIRSLDISPKCKHLVTFLVQNNPNLDRMSQTFFQHMNSLRVLDLSHTSITTLPLCRSLAKLKYLNLSHTFIERLPEEFWVLKELIHLDLSVTKALKDTFDNCSKLHRLRVLNLFRSNYGVRDVTDLNIDSLKELEFLGITIYAEDVLKKLTKTHPLAKSTQRLSLKHCGQMQSIQISDCAHMVQLGELYVESCLDLKQLIADPDKRRTSRLQVLTLAELPALQTIVIGSSPHHFRNLLQITISHCQKLHDITWVLKLEALEKLSICHCHELEQVVQETFNKVDNRSGAIEQRSIQRRGRKYGFSEEQETHGMVDDAYIEYVKGYLNMTKSWQNNGIVQHPGFTKLRSLVLTGLPKLTVICNPRDFPSLEIIRVEGCPRLRTLPLGQMDEWTKLKQICGSYDWWERLEWSGKETMENKYFIPI, translated from the exons ATGCCCGATCCTACTATGATCTGTGCTGCTCTGCAGCCGGTCTGTGGCTTTATCAATCAAGCAGGGGTGCCTGCAGCCACTGCGAAACATGTCGCATCTTTCGCCTGCATCAAGCGCAACCTCAGAGACCTCACAAAAGCCATGGAGGATCTGCAAGCTCTTGAGAAGGTGGTTCAAGGACAAGTCATCCTCGAGACCAACAACCTCAATGAGTGTCATCCTCAAGTCAGTTTGTGGCTGACAAGGGTCGTCGATGTCCTGGTTGATCCCATCGGCCGAGAGTGTGATCAGTTGATGCAGTCCTCTTGCTTTTGTAGTTCTGCTCTAAGCCTTGGAAAACGATATCGTCTTGGCAAGCGTGTTGTTGAGATGCTGGAGTATCTTGATAGGCTAATCAAGGAAGGGAGCCAATTCGAAACATTTGCATCCAAGCGTTTGCCAGATTTTGTAGAGGAGAGGCCACGGACACAAACCTTTGGCATCGAGCCAGTGCTGAGGGATTTCAGGAAATCTTTTGAAACCAATGACGTGAAAATCATCGGAATCTGGGGCCCAGGAGGTGTTGGGAAGACAACACTCCTCAACACCTTCAACAATGAGCTCAAAGCATGGGGCAGGGATTACCAG GTGGTAATCATGATTGAGGTGTCCAACTCAGGAACTCTAAACAAAGCAGCCATCCAGCGCACAATTACAGATCGCCTTGGCTTGCCATGGAATGACATAGATACAGAGGAAGCCCGTGCCAGGTCCTTGGCGAATGCACTAAGGAGAAAGAAGTTTGTGATTTTGCTGGATGATGTTAGGAACAAATTCCAACTAGAAGATGTTGGGATCCCTACCCCAGATTCAGAGAGCAAAAGCAAGCTGATTCTCACATCACGTTATGAGAACGTGTGCTATCAAATGGGAGCCAACCAGAGCTTGATCAAGATGGAGTACCTAGAAAAGGAAGCGGCATGGGAACTCTTCCGAAGCAATTTGAGCACTCAGGCAATTGCAGCCATCGAGTCACCTGGCCCCAACAATATTGTAAAAGAACATGCTGATGCAATTGTCCATAGCTGTGGTGGTCTGCCACTAGCACTCAAGGTAATAGGGAGGGCTGTGGCAGGGTTAACAGAACCAAGGGAATGGAGTTTGGCAATGCAAGCAACCAAGGATGACATCAAAGACTTGGATGGAATCCCAGAAATGTTCCATAAACTTAAATACAGTTATGACAAGCTGACACCAATGCAGCAGCAGTGCTTCCTGTACTGCACCCTATTCCCAGAATACGGATCAATTAACAAAGATCAGCTTGTGGAGTACTGGATGGCAGAAGAATTAATACCTCAAGACAAAAAAGGCCATCACATAATCCGTAGCCTGCTCTCGGCATGCTTGTTGGAGTGTTGTGGGTCTGAGTCAGAGGTGAAAATGCACCACATAATCCGTCAACTGGGGCTGTCCCTTGCGGCGCAGCAAAATATTGTTGTGAAGGCTGGGATGAGCTTGGAGAAGGCACCGCCACACAGAGAGTGGCGAAGAGCCACAAGGATATCACTCATGTACAATGATATAAGAAGCCTTGATATCTCACCTAAGTGCAAGCATCTTGTAACTTTTCTGGTTCAGAATAATCCTAACTTGGACAGGATGAGTCAAACTTTCTTCCAACACATGAATTCtttgagggttcttgatctttCACACACCAGCATTACAACACTTCCACTCTGTAGATCATTGGCAAAGCTCAAGTATCTCAATTTGTCTCACACATTCATTGAGAGGCTTCCTGAGGAGTTCTGGGTGCTCAAAGAACTTATACATCTAGATTTAAGTGTAACCAAGGCGCTGAAGGATACTTTTGACAATTGTTCCAAGCTACACAGGCTAAGGGTGCTAAACCTCTTCCGAAGCAACTATGGGGTTCGTGATGTTACTGACCTGAACATCGATTCCTTAAAGGAACTAGAATTCCTTGGGATCACAATTTATGCTGAGGATGTGTTGAAGAAGCTCACAAAGACACACCCTCTAGCAAAGTCAACACAGCGCCTTAGCCTCAAGCACTGTGGACAGATGCAGTCGATCCAAATATCAGACTGCGCACATATGGTGCAACTTGGAGAACTCTATGTTGAATCATGCCTTGACTTGAAACAACTTATTGCCGACCCCGACAAGCGAAGAACTTCCCGTCTGCAAGTTCTCACCCTTGCTGAGCTTCCTGCCCTCCAGACTATTGTTATTGGATCTTCTCCTCATCACTTTCGCAACCTCCTACAAATAACAATATCTCACTGCCAAAAATTGCACGACATTACCTGGGTTCTGAAGCTGGAAGCACTTGAAAAGCTTTCTATCTGTCATTGCCATGAATTAGAACAAGTTGTTCAGGAAACATTCAACAAGGTGGACAATAGGAGTGGGGCGATTGAGCAGAGAAGTATTCAGAGACGTGGAAGAAAATATGGTTTCTCTGAGGAACAGGAGACACATGGTATGGTAGATGATGCGTATATTGAATATGTGAAGGGCTACCTGAACATGACCAAAAGTTGGCAGAACAATGGAATAGTGCAGCATCCAGGCTTCACAAAACTGAGATCCCTGGTGCTGACCGGCCTACCGAAGCTCACGGTGATATGCAATCCAAGAGACTTCCCTAGTCTTGAGATTATTAGAGTGGAGGGTTGCCCACGTTTGAGAACACTTCCATTAGGTCAAATGGATGAATGGACAAAACTAAAGCAGATTTGTGGATCATATGACTGGTGGGAAAGACTAGAGTGGAGTGGCAAGGAGACAATGGAGAATAAGTACTTCATCCCCATCTAG